In the genome of Kiritimatiellia bacterium, the window GCTTGAGCGGCGGCCAGTTCTCCAGATGCCAGCTGGCGTCGCCGCGTTCCGATTTTGGATGGCGGTCCTTGATTTGATCATACACGGTCAGACCGCCCATTGCGCTCACCAGCCGGCTGTGTCCGCCGCAGAGCCAATGCAAAATGTCAATGTCGTGCGCGCCTTTTTGAAGGAGCAGACTGGTGGCCTTGGACCGTTCGGCGTGCCAATCCTTGAAATAGGCGTCGCCGCCATAGGAGACAAAATGGCGGCACCAGCCGGCCTTGACTTCGCCGATGGCGCCCCGGTCAATCAATTCCTTCATTTTGCTGGTGAACCCCATATGGCGCATGTTGTGGCCGAGATAAAGCTTGACCTTGTTTTTGCAGGCGGCTTCCAGCATGCGGTCGCAGCCCTCGGTGGTGATGGCCATCGGTTTTTCAACATAAACCGATTTGCCCTTTTTCATGGCCGCCAGCGCCTGTTCTTCGTGCAGGAAATCGGGCGAGGTGATAAAGACGGCGTCAAGATCGTCCCGGGCAACCAGTTGCTTGTAGTCATCGGTCAGGAAAACCTCCGGCCCGTATTTTTCCTTGAACTTGCGCAACGCTTCGGGATTGGGGTCGCAGGCGGCGGTCAGGCGCGCGCATTTTTCAGGCTGATGGGCATGTCCGGCCAGCGCGCCTCTTCCGCCGGCGCCGATCACGCCGATTTTCAATTCCTTGTTTTTCATTTTCTGCATACTCCTTTCAGGTTAAATCAGGCGCGGCCAAAATCATTCCGGGAATAAAAAATTGACGACAGTATCCATTAAATATATCTTAAATCAAGTCCAAAAACATTCCCCAAAAGAATAAATTTTCGGCGGATGGCGAAAGAAAATATGAAACGATGGTTTTCCGCGGTTTTGGCCGCGCTGCTGGCGCAGGGAGTATGCGCCGGGGATTGTTCTGAATCAACCGCGGTGAATTGGCCGGGCTTGTGCCGCGACATTGCCGAAGCTTCGCTGGATGGCTGGCGCTATGCCCGGGACAATCCGGAAGAAACCCTTGATATTGTCATGGAGGATGTCCGCCGCGGTCATTTTCCGGACAACCGCGCGCATATGAAATGGATGCTGGAAAAGATCATCGTTTCCATTTTTTCCGGTCAGGGCGATGCATGGCAGTTCGGCGTGTTGTCCGAAACGCAATACAATCGCGCCGCCGCTCTTCTGCGCGAGCGGAAACTGATCCGCGCCGCGCCGGCATTCGG includes:
- a CDS encoding Gfo/Idh/MocA family oxidoreductase, whose translation is MKNKELKIGVIGAGGRGALAGHAHQPEKCARLTAACDPNPEALRKFKEKYGPEVFLTDDYKQLVARDDLDAVFITSPDFLHEEQALAAMKKGKSVYVEKPMAITTEGCDRMLEAACKNKVKLYLGHNMRHMGFTSKMKELIDRGAIGEVKAGWCRHFVSYGGDAYFKDWHAERSKATSLLLQKGAHDIDILHWLCGGHSRLVSAMGGLTVYDQIKDRHPKSERGDASWHLENWPPLKQKGLNPVIDVEDISMMLMELQNGVFASYQQCHYTPDGWRNYTIIGTEGRMENFGDTPGACVVRLWNKQNYYQPYGDEQFFISRDTGGHGGADPRIVNEFLCYLRGKTMIKTSAVAARYSVAAGCAAAHSLRHGSIPVKITSVPKKIADYFNRDVIR